The DNA sequence GTAGCCCTTGGGCTGGACGATCACTTCCAGGACCTTGCCCAGGCCCTTGGGGGATTCCTCGGCCAAAATGCGGGTGACGACTTGGTTCTTGTCCTGGGTGGTTACATCCACCTCCATCCAGCGGGCCGGCTTGCCTTCCACGCTGGTCTTTTGCAATGTGGCGAAATACATGGTGGACACGTCCTTGGTGCGGAGGTCCGTGATGCGGTAAACGCTCCAGGCGCCCACCTTGGGGTTCCAAGACCCGTCCACCATGATTATGGGCTGGCCGGCGCTGGTGGGCGGGTTTTTGGCGGCTGCCGGAATAGCCCCCAGCAGGATGCAGATCAGAGCGGTGCACAACAGGGTGGATGTAATTTTTCTCATGGGTAACCCCTAAGCTGGGCAGTCATAGGCCAACTAAGCTATCTACCCGTAATTATGATGTTATTATCCTTGCTTCTGCGAAATGCGGCCCTGAATCTGTCATTATGCTTTTTTCGGATCACTTTTACAACCGAGTTGGCGCGGGCAAGGCACCAAACACACCCAGTTTTTGCTAATGTTTGTTGGGCCTTGCGCTTGGTCTTTAGCGGTAAACGCTCTCCCGACTCCAGATAGTCAGGAAAGAGTAAAGGCTGCAATGGTGCCCAGAATTTGCTTTTGCTCATTTCGCCTAATAAAAAAGCTTCCATACTTTATCTCGGCTAACACCCATCCCCACCGGATCGGGTCGCTCACCTGGTCGGTCTCGGCCGGGCTCATGCCCGCGTTGACTGCAACACGGCCATGCACCGTGGGCGATCTTGTACTGCTCGGGCAGGGCCGGGGGCTGGGGAAGGTCTCGGCTGAGAATTGTCCAACAGCTCCTCGGCTTGTCCAGGCCTTATATCAACTATTCCATCAAATCGTCCTTGATAGCCATCGCGTGTTTCTCCTCAGAGACAGAGTCTCCCAAGGATGGCTAATTAAAAATTCGCTGATTCCTCTGCCCGTGAAGCTCGGATGGTTTTTGGCTTGAAGAACTTGTTTACGAAGGCGAAATTTCTTGTTATTTTGAAAATCACGCCGTTTAAGTGATCCTCCGTCTTTGGTGGAATAAATGTTTATCCTCCCGGGATCATTATGTGACGGTGATTTTTTCTTCTTCGACTGAGTCGGCTCACGCAATATCAGGGCCAGTAGCTGAAATAAGATGGGCAACCCCACCGAGATGCAAGGCATATGGTCCAAATATCCCATGGACATCCCTGCAAGGGCACCAATATATTAAGGATTGACATGAACACCGACGTTGTGCGGCTTCAGCTGATTGCCCTTATGATATCCTGCCTGGCCGTGCTGGTATGCGGCCAGGCGGCCCTTGCAAGTTCGCCCCTCTCTCTGCCGGAAGATCTGGTATCCGCCGCAAAAGTCACCGCCGATGAAATTAATAGATCGTCCGCTCACCTGCCCAAGAAAAATAGTGATCAAAATCAGTCCATTGGCAGCACCACCGCCACCAAATCGCCTTTCTCGCTGCCTGACAACCGGCAGCAGGCCGACAAGCAATCCCTAAGCAGCAGACCCGAATTTGACCTTCCCAAGAAAAATAGTGATCAAAATCAGCCTCTAGGCAGCACCACCGCCACCAAATCGCCTTTCTCTCTGCCTGTCAACCAGCAGCAGGCCGACAAGCAATCCCTAAGCAGCAGACCCGACTTTGCCCTGCCCAAGAAAAATAGTGATCAATATCAGCCTGTGGGCAACACCAGCGCCACCGACTCGCCTTTCCCTCAGCCTGATACCCAGCAGCAGACCGACGGGCAATCCATAAGCAGCGAACCCGAAGCCCCTGATGCGGAACAATTGGTGGCCAAGGGCGTAGAACTGGCCCGGGCGGGCAAATGGCGAGAGGCGGGGCAAGCCTTCCAAGCAGCTACCGAGGCCGACCGGGGCAATGCCGCCGCTTGGTGCGATCTGGGCCTGGCCTTGAGTCGCCTCGGAAAAACTCAAAAGGCGGTGGCCGCCTATGAGCAGGCGTTGCAAGCCGATCCAGGCTTTGCCTTGGCCCACAAAAATCTGGCTCTGGCCTTGGAGCACATCGGGCAATATGCCAAAGCGGTCAACTCCTATGAACAATACTTGCGTTTCAAACCGGATGCGGAAGACGCCCGTCAGGTGAGAGCCAGGGCCAAGTGGCTGAAGCAGCACAAGATCAAATAACAGGGGCTAAAAAATATGCGCATTAAAATCTTTCTCTCGCTGCTTGTGATCGTCTTGTTGTCGGTTCTCGGAGGATGCGCTCAGACAAACAAGGCCATCGATTCCTTGCAGGAGGCCCTTACCCCCACGCAGACCAAGAACAAGCCAACGCCCAAACTGGCCGCGGGGTCTTATTTCGTGCATGCATGGGCGCTTAACCTGCGCAAATGCCCCGGCAGCCAGTGCCGCATAATAACTGTTCTGAAACGAGGCCAGGAAGTTAGCGCCAGCGAATGGAAGGCAGGCTGGATCAAGGTTTCCCTTGTGGACAGCCAGAAACAGGGCTGGGTAGCCGCGCGCTATCTGGGAGCTGAAAAACCTCTGACCAGAGCTAGGCGTTCCGACGAAAATGCTGGCCCTGCCCCGGAGCCGCCACCGCCTGCGGGGGAGTTAGCCCCCGCCGTTTCGTCTCCACCCGCCGTGAAGGGTGAACTGGCCAATTGAGGTGTCCTAAAACGCTAAACGCAGGAAGCGTAAAATATCCACCAAGTGCTGGAGTTAACCAAAAAAATACTTCTAGACCCGCTTGGTCACGGTATAGCTTGTCAAATACATATAAATGCCGTG is a window from the Desulfarculaceae bacterium genome containing:
- a CDS encoding tetratricopeptide repeat protein; protein product: MNTDVVRLQLIALMISCLAVLVCGQAALASSPLSLPEDLVSAAKVTADEINRSSAHLPKKNSDQNQSIGSTTATKSPFSLPDNRQQADKQSLSSRPEFDLPKKNSDQNQPLGSTTATKSPFSLPVNQQQADKQSLSSRPDFALPKKNSDQYQPVGNTSATDSPFPQPDTQQQTDGQSISSEPEAPDAEQLVAKGVELARAGKWREAGQAFQAATEADRGNAAAWCDLGLALSRLGKTQKAVAAYEQALQADPGFALAHKNLALALEHIGQYAKAVNSYEQYLRFKPDAEDARQVRARAKWLKQHKIK
- a CDS encoding SH3 domain-containing protein, whose translation is MRIKIFLSLLVIVLLSVLGGCAQTNKAIDSLQEALTPTQTKNKPTPKLAAGSYFVHAWALNLRKCPGSQCRIITVLKRGQEVSASEWKAGWIKVSLVDSQKQGWVAARYLGAEKPLTRARRSDENAGPAPEPPPPAGELAPAVSSPPAVKGELAN